The DNA sequence GTGGGCCGAGGAGGATGTGCCCGACCCGCAGGACCCGGCGACCCGGGACCGCTCCTGCCTCGACTGGTCCGAGCTCGAAAGCGAGCCTCACGCGCGCGTGCTGGCCTGGTACCGGCGCCTCATCGCGCTGCGCCACGAGCAGCCCGACCTCACCGATCCCGACCTCGCCGACACCAAGGTGGCCTACGACGAGCAGGGGCGCTGGCTCGCCTTCCGGCGCGGTGACGTACGCGCGGCCGTCAACCTCTCCAAGGAAGCGGCGACGATCCCGCTGGGGCCCCGGCAGGCGGCCGTACTGGCGGCGTGGGAGCCCGTCGAGGCGCCGGGGGCGGACGGGGTGCTGCATGTGCCCGGGGAGTCGGGTGTGGTGCTGTTGCAGGGGTGAGCGCGGCGCGGTACGGGCGGGCGTGAGAGTTCGCGCGTGCGCCCTACGCCGGGCCGGACGCGCGTGCGCCTGCGCCCCTACAACTCCTCCTCCCCGTCGTCCTCCCTGAGCTCGGTCACCCGCTCCAGCAGGATCGGCTCCCAGGCGTGCCGGAGCTGCGCTCTCAGCAGCGGTGGCGGTGACTCGCCCTTGCCGGCGAGGCGGTCCGCGAGGCGGACGACCGCGTCGCAGCGGGCGAGCCAGAGGCCTCGTAGGCAGGGGCGGGCGCCGTAGCCGGCGAGGGTGGCGGCGCGGACGGCGGCCGGGGAGCCGACGGCGAGGGCGAGGCCGGCGATGTCCTCGGCGGGATCGCCCAGGACGGTGTCGGCCCAGCCGAGGACGCCGCGCACCCGGCCGTCGGCACTGACCACGAGGTGGTCGCCGGTGAGGGCGTGGTGGACGAGCACGGCCGTCGCGGACTGGGCGGCCAGCTGAACGGCGGCCTGCTGGGTGAGCTGGCGCACGGCGGCGGCGTCGAACTCGTCGGCGGCGTCGAGTCGTGCCGCGGCACGTTCGGCGGCCCGGCGCAGGCCCTCCAGGGAGCGCGGCGCGGCGCGCGGCACGCCGAGCGTCTCCGCTTGCCGTACCGGGACCTCGCGCAGTCCCGTGAGCAGTCCGGCCAGGTCGGCCTCGCCGACGGCGGACACGTCGTGCTGCCCGCCCGCCCCGCCGGGCACCTTGGTGTCCAGCGTGCAGGTCAGTCCGGGTGCCCACTCGCCGTAGGCGACGCTCGTCGGCACCGTGACGGGGACGTGCGGGCGGACGAGGTCGCGCAGGCGCAGCTCGCGGCGCTGGCGGGCGGCGGCCTCACGGTCGCTCGCGAGCCGCAGCACATGGCGGGTGCCGACCCACCAGGTGGCGGGCTCGGCGCCCGTGGCGGCAGGGCGGACCTCGGGTCCGGCCGAGTCGTCCGCGCCGTT is a window from the Streptomyces sp. NBC_00299 genome containing:
- a CDS encoding aminoglycoside phosphotransferase family protein, encoding MTQAPTPTADTVRRLVRSLLKNGADDSAGPEVRPAATGAEPATWWVGTRHVLRLASDREAAARQRRELRLRDLVRPHVPVTVPTSVAYGEWAPGLTCTLDTKVPGGAGGQHDVSAVGEADLAGLLTGLREVPVRQAETLGVPRAAPRSLEGLRRAAERAAARLDAADEFDAAAVRQLTQQAAVQLAAQSATAVLVHHALTGDHLVVSADGRVRGVLGWADTVLGDPAEDIAGLALAVGSPAAVRAATLAGYGARPCLRGLWLARCDAVVRLADRLAGKGESPPPLLRAQLRHAWEPILLERVTELREDDGEEEL